The Panicum virgatum strain AP13 chromosome 3N, P.virgatum_v5, whole genome shotgun sequence genome includes the window AGTTAATTAGAAGGTTGGTGTCTCTGCCCTGAGGAGAGACAAACGATTACAGGCTGCCTACTGCATTTTCCTTTGCAAAACAGCAAAAGCAGAGGCCATGCATGCGCACGGGATGCTACAAGAGCTAGGAAGAATCACCTGCATGGGACACCCAACTTATCGGTCTCCTGCAATGTACCAAGctaatctttttattttttgaaagaacCGAAATAATGTTTGCAATGTATTAATTGAAAAAAGGAAGAGAGTTGGCCCGATTTATGAAGGAAACCAGGCCAAAAAACATACAGCCACTACCTACAATCTAGGGCACTACCTACAGCTACCACCAAGCTACTGTCCTAATCTTGGGTACTGCCATATTTGTTTGAAGGCTCTACATGTTTGCATGTATGCATAGCACCAGAATAATAATAAGCTTCATAATATGATAAACAAGTATCGTTGGGGAATTGGATATTACAAGTCTGAAAATTTAACCCCCACTTGTCAGGGAGACACCCAATGGCATTCTCCAAACGTGCACGCTTCATGTTGTTCATCCAATAATACAATTTCCTCACCATTATACGGTCTTGGTCGCCGCTTGGCTGCATGCGATGGCTCTCGTATGTGCATGTTCTGTTAACTGCTTCCAATGCAGGATGCTGCTGGCATGCATGGTGGCTGTTAGTTTTAATTTGGGGGCAACAAAACAGCATGAAGATGCATGTAAACAATTTGAGGCCCCTTTGGCCTTGCTAGCAAGGGTGACAGAAAAAAAAGGTGTAAACACGTGGTGAGACTTTTTTCGATAAGGGAAGTGAACACGTGAGACTTAGGTGTTGCACTGTCCTTTCCAGTTCCTTGCCTACAAAATGCTTAGCATTAAGCAGCTGGCTGTGGCGCTCTGTAGTTTATGGCTGTTGCCTGCAAACAGGCAAGCAGAATGCAACATGGTGGCAGATGGATAAACACATACAGGCTGTGTGGTGTGTTGATACAACCCAGGAATGATTATGATTACCTGATTAGCCATTCCTAACAACCTGGGCCGGCCATTCCTTTATCCTTTTCGGTATTCTTTACCCTTTCTGTGTTCCTCCAAAGACGGCCAGGGGGCACATGCCTGCGCAAGTGAATGATAGAGTGCCTTGTACATCAATCAAATGCTCTGGACTGGAGCATCTAGCGACTATGATTCTCAGGTTTGACGCCTGTAGTTGGAACAGACTGTTATGTGCAGAACTTTCCATGTTTCTCCTGTCTACCCTTGACTTTGCGAGGGGCTACGCTATCGTTGTTATGCAGAATTTCTTCTCCCTATAAATCTTGTTTTTGTTCATCACTTTCTGAGAGTGTAAACAGCTAATGATGCACCTTTACATTTAAGGTCAAGGGAAAATTACTCCTTTTCATGGCAAAGAAGCGAAATTTGAGAGCGGGCACATGGCAAAGAACTTGGTTAGGCGGAATTGAAGAGCAGGCACACAGCAAAAGAACTTGGTGAGACGCTATAAAGCTGAGCTTCTTAGTCAGATATGTAAAGTTCCGTGCCATGGCTCCGAACTGAAGAAGCCCAAAGTGAACTAAAAGGGAAAATTAACCATCTGAGATTTGGTGGCTGCTGCGCCTTGTGATATGACAGTGGAAGCTGCAGCTAAGCCGAATGTAGCACACCCTAACTTTTCGCTATTAGCTTCTCAAGGATTTGGACTCTCCAGTGCCCAAAACCTGAGCTGAAACTAGTTCAAACAGGTACCGAGATAtaaaatcttactattactgattggaggctcctttggagCCTTCATGTAAAGCAACCTAGGATCCTATGTGGACActctgaaaaaatagagaaatcttataaattctcacaaaaaacagaaacatccggccatcaatctaacaactctaattttaataaccatcggatctgttatcttcttaataaattacccacctctgctattatgaaaatagactaaagtaaccccctaaatatgtatctaaattacccacctctgccattattaaaaaaatctaaagtaaccccttaatctttgtgtaaattacccacctatgccattataaaaataatacaaatacccccctaaatttgtatataaattatctaattatatcattattattatAAATTAAATTACTATGGAGGATAGAGGAAGGGAGATGGATCAGGGAGGAACGAATATAAGACATTTGCATTGGCTCCGCTCCGCCACTGGAATGATGGCCAGACTATGAAGCGGCCACAGCGGCAGCCATAAGTGGGCACGGATGGCGGCTGGTTTAGTTGGGAGTTTGGTTGCTCCGATCATCCCGAGAGTAAGCGCAGAGGTATCACCAGTTTCATTTCATATATTCTCATAGTTTTTCTCAAGTAAAGTTGGCAAAATTTCTAATTGTACCTTTTTTAAATAAAGGAAAAAATTCCAATTTGACTCACATGCCAATGTCTACAACCAATCGTTACAAGAGTTCTTAGACTCTAAACCTCAAATGACAATCTATAAACACAACAAAGAAAACtctaaaacaaagaaagaaatcaAGAAGACTAAACTTCAATTCTACTATTCATCCATGTTTCATCCTTGCATAACCTTTACACAGCACCAAATCATCACTCTCTCGTTTTCCTAGAAACTCGATGTCCGATCCGATGCCGCTGAGGTAACTAAGTCATATCGAAGGACCTCCAAGACAACGCTCCAGCTCCAGGAAGAAATTAAACAACATCAAAGATGCCGTCGCCACCACAACAACGCCTGTTTGCAGACGCCACCACAACAACGTCTCATCGGAAACGACGTCTGAAGCGCCGCCGTTGTTGACACAGACCAAATGTCTGGGTAGGCTTTCACCTAGAATGCCTACAGGCGGTACCACCATCCCACGAGTGATCCACTGTCGGAGCTAAGGGACCGAGTCTCCACCACGAGTCGAAGTTACCCCATCATCTCGCCGGACGGGGCGAGGCTGCATCCGGCCTCACTGGTCGGGGATCTAGCGCCGCCTCAGCACCGCCATAGGGCCCGCTACCGCCGTCCTCGGGGGGCACGGGCTTCCGATGCCCCACTCGAGCGGGGATGAGGCGTGGACGATcgtgggagcggcggcggtggttggGGTGCCACCCGTGTCGCCCCTAGACGAGAGCGACGCTGTCAGTTGTCACCTCACATGGCGATCTTTCTAATTGTACCTATAGTAATTTTTGGTCTTCCGTCCTTAATATAAATCAGGTATAAGATATCCCAAATTAATCTTTTTGTTAACAAGTTTTTCCATCAGCTATAATTGCAATTTACCGCTATTGTGTAGGATAAACGCAAAATCATGTAGGAATGATAACTTCGCTGTTCTCCAGTCTGCTCTTCAACTGCGGAAAGTTGATCCAGTTGATCACGGGCCTTGGTCTTGCTAGAGTCCAGAATACAGAGCGAGGGAGTCAGTCCAGATTACAGAGAGTCAATTGAGAGGGAGCGAAAGCGCACATACATGCAGCATGCATGTACAAACTCCACATAACTCAAATAAAATGGTGTTTCTGCCCAACCCAACTTGCTtgtcgatcgatcgatctatCGGCACCTGAGGTCCGGGTTGTCGAGTAGGGCCTCCGGCAGCCCGTCCTGCAGGCAGGTGATGGGCGGGATGGTTGGCGTCTGCTGCGTCCCGTACGCGCTCCAGCAGAAGGGGTCGTCGACGAGCTCGCCGCTGAAGGGCAGGAGCTCGACCTCGGACATGGTGATGTTGGTGCAGGGCACGGTGTCGCTGCAGGCGAAGTGGATGGGCGCGCTGCGGGCGTCGTAGGATCCCCGGACGTTGGCGTAGGAGACGTCGGTGACGTGCACGGCCGTGGACTGGTTCATGCACCGCTTGTCCAGGCAGTAGTACTGGTCCACGATGATGCAGTTGCGCACGTTCTCCATGGCCACCGTGTCGAAGGCGATGCCCGACACGGCGCCCATCCCGCCCTGCCACGTCTTGATCCGCAGGCCGTTGTCCGAGTTCCGGATCACCGCGTTCCGGACCGTCACGTTCGCCACGCACGCCTGCGAGTTGTGCACGCCGAGGCTGCCGATGCTTATGCCGTGTCCAGGTCCGCAGGTAATGTTTTGTATGTCCACGTCGTAGCTCCCGGTGCCAATGGAGATGCAGTCGTCACCGTTGCTGATCCTCGAGTTGTAGATGCCGACGCGCTCGGTGTTCTCGACGTGGATGCCGTCGGTGTTGGGGCTGTTGGCCGGCGAGCTGATGTAGAGCCCGTCGACGCGCACGTCGCTGCAGCCGTCGAACCGGAAGTGGAACTCCGGGCTATTCTCCACCCGCAGGCCCTCCACCACCAGGTTCCGGCTCATGAAGAACCTCAGCAGCTGCACACGTACCTGCTGCATTTAGCAACCTGATGGAtggatgatggcgatgatgcAGCAAAGCAACGAGGACGGCACCTACCGTGGGGCTGTCGCACGGTCCGCGCAGCGTCGAGCCGTTCGGGCCCTGCTGAGGGTTTGGGCATGGAGCTCATGACGATGCCAGGCTGAGACGAATGCAACAAACAATTTGGGGGCGTGCGTACCCTGTGAGGTTTGCAGGGGAGATTCCACCAGTCCTCGCCGTTGCCCTCGATCGTGCCGGCGCCGCGCAGGGTCATGCCGTCGATGTTGGAGAAGACGACCCACTGCCGCCGGTTGTCCGACGGCGGCCAGCAGTCCGGCCCGTCCGGCGGCA containing:
- the LOC120665609 gene encoding polygalacturonase At1g48100-like isoform X1, translating into MGIAIRLLFLPLMAVAFCGYGVWGRSHFHKKPPRGVGRHRGGGKERSVVSSPADDGTRPVEPQPPTGTVPSDPATPVQPAEPCVFDVRAYGAVGDGTTDDTQAFREAWRAACASNSAVLLVPSDGTFTITTTTFSGPCKPGLVFQVDGVLMPPDGPDCWPPSDNRRQWVVFSNIDGMTLRGAGTIEGNGEDWWNLPCKPHRQGPNGSTLRGPCDSPTVRVQLLRFFMSRNLVVEGLRVENSPEFHFRFDGCSDVRVDGLYISSPANSPNTDGIHVENTERVGIYNSRISNGDDCISIGTGSYDVDIQNITCGPGHGISIGSLGVHNSQACVANVTVRNAVIRNSDNGLRIKTWQGGMGAVSGIAFDTVAMENVRNCIIVDQYYCLDKRCMNQSTAVHVTDVSYANVRGSYDARSAPIHFACSDTVPCTNITMSEVELLPFSGELVDDPFCWSAYGTQQTPTIPPITCLQDGLPEALLDNPDLSKTKARDQLDQLSAVEEQTGEQRSYHSYMILRLSYTIAVNCNYS
- the LOC120665609 gene encoding polygalacturonase At1g48100-like isoform X2 produces the protein MGIAIRLLFLPLMAVAFCGYGVWGRSHFHKKPPRGVGRHRGGGKERSVVSSPADDGTRPVEPQPPTGTVPSDPATPVQPAEPCVFDVRAYGAVGDGTTDDTQAFREAWRAACASNSAVLLVPSDGTFTITTTTFSGPCKPGLVFQVDGVLMPPDGPDCWPPSDNRRQWVVFSNIDGMTLRGAGTIEGNGEDWWNLPCKPHRGPNGSTLRGPCDSPTVRVQLLRFFMSRNLVVEGLRVENSPEFHFRFDGCSDVRVDGLYISSPANSPNTDGIHVENTERVGIYNSRISNGDDCISIGTGSYDVDIQNITCGPGHGISIGSLGVHNSQACVANVTVRNAVIRNSDNGLRIKTWQGGMGAVSGIAFDTVAMENVRNCIIVDQYYCLDKRCMNQSTAVHVTDVSYANVRGSYDARSAPIHFACSDTVPCTNITMSEVELLPFSGELVDDPFCWSAYGTQQTPTIPPITCLQDGLPEALLDNPDLSKTKARDQLDQLSAVEEQTGEQRSYHSYMILRLSYTIAVNCNYS
- the LOC120665609 gene encoding polygalacturonase At1g48100-like isoform X3, with translation MGIAIRLLFLPLMAVAFCGYGVWGRSHFHKKPPRGVGRHRGGGKERSVVSSPADDGTRPVEPQPPTGTVPSDPATPVQPAEPCVFDVRAYGAVGDGTTDDTQAFREAWRAACASNSAVLLVPSDGTFTITTTTFSGPCKPGLVFQVDGVLMPPDGPDCWPPSDNRRQWVVFSNIDGMTLRGAGTIEGNGEDWWNLPCKPHRQGPNGSTLRGPCDSPTLLRFFMSRNLVVEGLRVENSPEFHFRFDGCSDVRVDGLYISSPANSPNTDGIHVENTERVGIYNSRISNGDDCISIGTGSYDVDIQNITCGPGHGISIGSLGVHNSQACVANVTVRNAVIRNSDNGLRIKTWQGGMGAVSGIAFDTVAMENVRNCIIVDQYYCLDKRCMNQSTAVHVTDVSYANVRGSYDARSAPIHFACSDTVPCTNITMSEVELLPFSGELVDDPFCWSAYGTQQTPTIPPITCLQDGLPEALLDNPDLSKTKARDQLDQLSAVEEQTGEQRSYHSYMILRLSYTIAVNCNYS
- the LOC120665609 gene encoding polygalacturonase At1g48100-like isoform X4 produces the protein MGIAIRLLFLPLMAVAFCGYGVWGRSHFHKKPPRGVGRHRGGGKERSVVSSPADDGTRPVEPQPPTGTVPSDPATPVQPAEPCVFDVRAYGAVGDGTTDDTQAFREAWRAACASNSAVLLVPSDGTFTITTTTFSGPCKPGLVFQVDGVLMPPDGPDCWPPSDNRRQWVVFSNIDGMTLRGAGTIEGNGEDWWNLPCKPHRGPNGSTLRGPCDSPTLLRFFMSRNLVVEGLRVENSPEFHFRFDGCSDVRVDGLYISSPANSPNTDGIHVENTERVGIYNSRISNGDDCISIGTGSYDVDIQNITCGPGHGISIGSLGVHNSQACVANVTVRNAVIRNSDNGLRIKTWQGGMGAVSGIAFDTVAMENVRNCIIVDQYYCLDKRCMNQSTAVHVTDVSYANVRGSYDARSAPIHFACSDTVPCTNITMSEVELLPFSGELVDDPFCWSAYGTQQTPTIPPITCLQDGLPEALLDNPDLSKTKARDQLDQLSAVEEQTGEQRSYHSYMILRLSYTIAVNCNYS
- the LOC120665609 gene encoding polygalacturonase At1g48100-like isoform X6 yields the protein MGIAIRLLFLPLMAVAFCGYGVWGRSHFHKKPPRGVGRHRGGGKERSVVSSPADDGTRPVEPQPPTGTVPSDPATPVQPAEPCVFDVRAYGAVGDGTTDDTQAFREAWRAACASNSAVLLVPSDGTFTITTTTFSGPCKPGLVFQVDGVLMPPDGPDCWPPSDNRRQWVVFSNIDGMTLRGAGTIEGNGEDWWNLPCKPHRGPNGSTLRGPCDSPTLLRFFMSRNLVVEGLRVENSPEFHFRFDGCSDVRVDGLYISSPANSPNTDGIHVENTERVGIYNSRISNGDDCISIGTGSYDVDIQNITCGPGHGISIGSLGVHNSQACVANVTVRNAVIRNSDNGLRIKTWQGGMGAVSGIAFDTVAMENVRNCIIVDQYYCLDKRCMNQSTAVHVTDVSYANVRGSYDARSAPIHFACSDTVPCTNITMSEVELLPFSGELVDDPFCWSAYGTQQTPTIPPITCLQDGLPEALLDNPDLRCR
- the LOC120665609 gene encoding polygalacturonase At1g48100-like isoform X5, giving the protein MGIAIRLLFLPLMAVAFCGYGVWGRSHFHKKPPRGVGRHRGGGKERSVVSSPADDGTRPVEPQPPTGTVPSDPATPVQPAEPCVFDVRAYGAVGDGTTDDTQAFREAWRAACASNSAVLLVPSDGTFTITTTTFSGPCKPGLVFQVDGVLMPPDGPDCWPPSDNRRQWVVFSNIDGMTLRGAGTIEGNGEDWWNLPCKPHRQGPNGSTLRGPCDSPTVRVQLLRFFMSRNLVVEGLRVENSPEFHFRFDGCSDVRVDGLYISSPANSPNTDGIHVENTERVGIYNSRISNGDDCISIGTGSYDVDIQNITCGPGHGISIGSLGVHNSQACVANVTVRNAVIRNSDNGLRIKTWQGGMGAVSGIAFDTVAMENVRNCIIVDQYYCLDKRCMNQSTAVHVTDVSYANVRGSYDARSAPIHFACSDTVPCTNITMSEVELLPFSGELVDDPFCWSAYGTQQTPTIPPITCLQDGLPEALLDNPDLRCR